The Chondrinema litorale DNA segment CATTATCTTCGTCCATCTTTTTGTAATTTATATTATACCAAAATTCCTCTAAATCAATCGTTAGATACTGCCATTGAAGACTTTTCTCACTAAATACTTTGATATATTTCTGAAATAACAAATATGGTTTTATAATAGTAAATAATTGGCTTACGCCTAAAATAACCGCCCATAAATATGGTAACTTTTGCCAAATTACCCAAGCTCCTATACTTGAAGAAGCTGCTATCACTAAAAAAACATTTAAGTATAGGTCAAACTTTTGATATTTTTTTAGAATTTGATTACTATATAATTGATTGGTTTTTGAATCAACTAAAAAGTACCAGAGTTTTTCTCTCATTTCGTTCATTTTCTTTATATAATTTAATGAAAGACTTTCTTGTAAAGAATATGAAAATATAAAGTTATAGTAAATCTTTATCCTACGTTTTGATAGCTTTTTTTTGTTTTTTTATTGGGCTTAAAAATATACTCTCTGATTTCATTTTCATTCCAAATTCCATCCTTTTTCAAAAAGGCATAGTAATGAATGGGTATATTGAAAAGATTTACCCCTCCCCTTATTGATTTTAATAATTCTTTTTTCTTCATTTTCATTTCATCATGTTCATTCAATATATGATAAAGTGTTGGATAAAAAAGCAATGATTTATCAAACCCTATTACTTCAGGACTCCCAATAAGTGAATAAATTTTATTTATAGTAATGAGTTTGCCTGCTAAATCGATATTTCCAGCTTCACAAGCGGACATAAATATTCTTCTTTTAGGAATTCTATCTCCTATGATTTCTGAGAATTCTGAATTTTTAATAAAAGATTTATCATTAAGTCCAAACCCATTTACATTTGCATGACATGATATATGTAAATATCTAAATTCACTTTTCTGAAATTCTTCAATTACTTCTATTAATTGAGATTTAGTATTTATTTCTGAATACTTACTCTCAATACAACATACATCTAAAATGTTTTTTAATATTTTTCCATCTTTATCATCACTTTCACCTAATGACTCAATTATGAAAATTCCATATTTCATATTTCCTAATTATATAGATTCAAACAAACATCCCCTACAAAAGCCCTTTTTCTCATGCTTGGGTTTGAATGAACCCGAACCACAAGTAGATTAACACACAGACTTTAAGCGATTCTTGCCCATAATTACCACCTTCATCAAAACCTTTGATACTTACTATGAAATGTAAAATTTTTCACCTTTTTTCTCATCCTCGTCTCAAACTGACTAATAATGTATTCATACAACAAGTCATCGAGCTTATTCTTTATAGTTTAAATATTATATGGCCAATAAAAATTTGAACTTAGCCTAAATACTGATGCAACTAAAAGCTAAACAAATACTTTTATTTATTACCATGTAGTAGTTCATAAGTTTTGCACCAATAAAAAAAAGCCTCTGGATTTGTTTTTTTTAATTTGTTCAATTTTGTATGAAAAGGTTGTTCAATAGAGCATTTTGCTATTTCTGATGCTTCTGTAAAGAAAATTATTTCTTTAGTATGATTTAGTAATAAAGCAGCTAAGTAAGCTGCTTTTGCGGCAGGAATCATAGCTTTTTCAATATGAAAACTTTCTGAAAAAATATAGTTCTTAATATTACTAATACCTTTCTGTAGTTCAGTAAAATCATCTTTTTCACCTGATTGTCCTCTAGTTGCAATTAACATAGCTGTCTTAATAATATCATTAAGGACTTCATGAGAAGTTAAATCAAGATTTCTATAGTCCAATTCTGTTTTTGCAAACTTTTCAAAAACATCGGATATAATTTCTGCATTGTTAATCATGTCAAACAGATTTCCAATATCAAATAGTTGCTTAATAATCTCAACTTCTTTCCCATTTTGATATGGAATACCTGTTGTATTTGGTGCAAATGCAGTAAGTTTATCTCCTAGTATAGCTTCTGCAGTTGGAACAGTTACTAGTATATTATTACCCTCACAATTTAAAAAATTTGATGTGATTTCTACCTCTTGAACATGTTCTTCATAATGACTCTCTTGATATAGTATATCAAGAAGGATATATTCTTTATCTGATCTATAACTACTTGCTGGTTCGTAATAAAACTTATAATGAGCTTTTTTTATATCAGATTTATTTTCTCGTTCATCTTCTTTATATCCTATAAAATCTGAATTTTTAATTATCCAGTCAAGTATAATTTTAATATCTACAGAATTATCTGATATGATAATATCTATATCAATAGAAAATCTTTTTGGTTCTGGAAGAAGTAATGTTAATGCTGTACCACCTTTAAAAATAAAATCAAGTTCACTTACACATAATTTTTCCAACAGATAGAGAGCTCGTATTACTTTCTCTACTAATATTGGATCTGCTTTGTGATCTTTAGCTACTTTTTTTATCCACTCTTCCGTTAATGAATCCTCCCTTATCATTTATCTAAGATTTGGCAATAATATATATTTATTGCAATTACTTAATTTTATCAATCAAATTAATTATATCTTTCTTTTTATTTCTTCTATCGGCATATCGATATACCTTGTGTCTATTTATATTATATTTCTCAAAGGCATTTTTATATATTCGTAATAATTCAGCACCTTGATAGGTAGAAAATAATACTGGATCACAATATATATCAACTAGCATTTTTTCAATTGTTATTGTCTTTATACCACGTATTTTTTGTACAGGTGCTTCTGTTGTAAGACGAGTGATAATTATTGGATTTTTTTCATAAATTATATATTTATCAAATATATCAATTGAAGGATTCAAAAATACATTCTTACCTTGATCTTTTAGAGAATAAAAAACAGATTCCATGACATCTTTATCTACTTCTACAAGAGTGTGAAATTTACCAGGTTGATGTAGCATAAATTCATTTAGCCATTTTGTAGACCATAAACATATATCTATAAATGGAAAAATATTATGAATTTTGTTGTAAAGTAATTTTAATGATTTAGTTATTTCGGGAGTATATAAATTCACATCTTCTTTTGATAAGGTATAGGTTCCTCTAGAAACTCTATACAATATCCCTTTTTTAGATAATGAATATATTCTCCAATCTATAGTAGAACGTTTAATTTTTTTCTCATACTGTCTATAAAATTCAATAATATCCGTCACGGTGATTTGTTGATCATCCGCAAAAGTATTTTTTAATTCATTGATATGTAAAGATTGAATAGCTATTGTATTTAAATGAATATATAAACTAATAATTGGCACTAAACCAATATTATTGTCAAATATTAGTTTTTTTTTGTATTCTACAAATCATATTATGCTAATTATTAAGAGAAAAAAATTATACTTATAAAAAAAATACAATAACTGACAGAGCATATGATTCATAATCTTTAATTATGCTAATCTCTTTATTCTATCAAGCCATTTTTTAGTACTTTTTGTCTGAGCGTGCTCCTTACCTAAACTTTCTAAATAAAAATTATATGATTTGTAAATATAATTCTTTGCCTCTTTATATTTTCCTAATTTCTCATATACCAAAGAAATATTGTACATACTTCTTACAGTAGAGGGATGATTCTCACCAAAGTTTTTTTTATCAGAAGCTAACGCCTCTTCAAATAGTTGTTCTGCCTCTTCATTCTTTTCATCTCTGTAATACATTAAGGCTAAATTATTTATACTTTTTGCTATATTAGGATGGCCTTCTTCAAAACATTCTTTCGCTAAGGTAAGTGCTTTTTTTGCTAGTCTTTCAGCTTCTATGTAACGCTTCATATCATCATATATCATAGATAAATTGGATATACTTGCAATAGTATTGGGATGATTCTCACCAAATGTGTTCATATCGGAAGTGAGTACTTGCTCCATTAATATCGCGGCTTCATCGAGACGATTCAGTTTTATATATACCAATGCTAGGTTAGACATTGTTGTTTTTATGCCATCTTGCATTGATATAGGTAAGTTCTTTTGCTGTTCAAATGCATCTTCTAGTAATTTTTGGGCCTTTTGATATTTTTCTTGATTTTTATATAGTACTCCAAGGTTTGACTGTATCAAAATTGTATATCTATCATTTCCAAAACTTCCCTTATAGGAAGCGTATAATTGTTCCATTAATTCTATGGCTTCTGGGTATCGTCCCATTTCTTTATATACCATAGCCAGATTATTTTTTAGTTCAAAAATACCCATATCGTCTTCATCTTTGAAATTGAAAAGTAAGCTTTCCCCAAAAACCACATAAGGGAATTTTTCAATTGGATTATCTTTTGATTGGTCAATTTCTAATAATTGAGCTACTTTATCTATTAGATATCCACAATCATTGCTTTTTATTAATGTTTGATATCTTATAGCTGTCTGAATGATACGGTGCATAGAAAACTTCCCTTCTACATCTTTTTGTAACCAGCCTTTTTGTGAAATTGCTTGTAAAGTATCTGCTATAATCTCTTTACTATAACTTTTTAGACCTAATTTTGTGTATAACAGAGTATCCAATATAAATACTGCCTCCATGGGCACTGATGGTAATACCGAAAATTGTTTCAAGAGCCAAATTTCCACTTCGCCCATATCTGCCATAGTAAAGGCCGAAAGTAGATGCTGGTATGCTGTTATTTCCTTGTTCTTGCTATGGTCAATGACAATTTTTTTTGCCAATCTCTCATGGTCGAAAGCCTTAGATTTCATGTAATTAGTAATCTCACTCACTTTTTTTAAGGTTAGGCTTTTATGGAAGGTCTTGGCCAAGAGCTCTATGGTGAGCGTGTGATATCCAATATATTCTAGTAATAACTCCAGTTCCTTTTCATCTATAGTTTTTTCACTGGTATGTTTGATGAACAAAGCCTTGGCTTCATCAGGAGCAAGGATATCCAAACCTAGCTTCTTGAACCCTTCGAGTTCTAGACGTGAAGTGACCAGGACATGCCAACTAGGCGGGGATGGTAGTGCATCCTTTAATGTTTGTAAGACGTTGGTCGCATTATCGATAAGCAGGAGGTTTTTCCCTTCTAAGTTTTGCATGGCATGCATAATGGCATTAAAGCGTGCCTCTTCAGAGGTTTCTGAATCTAAAGGGATTGTCAGACTTTTGTGTAACTCTTGATTATTGGCTACTTCTTGTAAGAAACTCGTTTGCAAGCCTTGTTCATCTATTCTAACCTCCAACCATGCGATATGGTCATACTCATCTTGATTTAGGGTTAGGTAGCGTTTGGCGAGCGTAGTCTTACCGATACCACCTATTCCATTCACCAAGACGACCTTTTCAGAAGACTTAAGCAATTCGTCTAATTTGTTCAGGTCTTGTTCCCTGCCTATGAAATCTTCTTTTGCTACTATGGGAAGTGAACCAGTAAGATACTTTAATATCGTTTTTTCTTTTTGGGTATATTTTTTAAGAATTTCTAATATCTGTTCGGTATTAGATTTGGTCTGAATATTATTATTATATTTTTCTATCTCAAAAGGGTCTGCTGCTTTTTTAACCAGCTCCTTAAACTTCTCGCTAAACTTGGACAGTTCCTTCTTTAAATGCTCTTTCTCTATTCCTACACGTCTTAGCTCTAAAAGGAAAAAGGATTTCTTAGTATTAAGAATGGTAACTACTTTCTTAGTAACTTCTTCCTCTGATGAGCCTATTTTGTAATACTCATCTTTCAAAACCTCCATGACATCTTCAAGGCTAAATAGTCTGACCAGTTCTTTTGGATATTTATCCATGCCATATTCGACCAAGGTATGTGCATAGATACTCTCAAAGTCTTTTTTAAGTTTGATTATGTCATACTTTTTCAATACAGATATGACCTTATGGTTTCTTTCTGCCTCATTTTTGGCAAGATTTATAACCATATTACTCATCGACAAAATTATTTTTGAATACTCTAACGCCATCTAAATTTTATTTATGCTTTTTTGTACTAGATATCTCTAATTAGAGCTACCTTATAAGGGTCTATTAAAATGTCTAAAATCGAAACATAATCTTTTAATAAAATTGTTTCATTGTTATCATTTGATACAAATCATATTAGAATATTATCGAATGGAGAATTAAGCCTTTCTGAAAAATAAGGAGCCAATAGAACTATAGTTTTTACTAAAAAATTTGAATCTGCCCACTTTTATAGATTCAAGTGTACCTGATTGGAGAACTAAATATTATTAAATTTTAATAAATATTGAAGCATACCTCTGATTTAAAGATTGGTGTGATAATTTCCTTTTATGTTAAGTATATCCTTTATCTTGTTATGCCACTTATAATCAGATAGTTATGTTTTTTGAACCCGTTATTGCAAAACTCATCAAATTGTAATGATCTCATAATCAAATATTTATAATTTTATCTTTTGAAATACGATGTCATTCTTGCTTTGTTAAAAAATTAGTACTAATAATCAATTAGTTACACCAGAACAACTCTCTTTTTTTACTAAAAGTAATTAAACTTGCGGTAATTCAATTAATCATGAGATGCTTTTTTGGTTTTAGCAAACGCTTTTTTCTTTTTGTTAAAAACAACAGCATAAAATCAAACTGTCACAAAACACAATATTGATGATATTTATCCTATGAGACATTTGCTTCATGTGTGTAATAAGGCTGAATAATGATATGGAAAGTATTACTGTCTTTAGAGAAGAGATGAATTATGGTAGAAAACTGGTATTAAGAGTGTGTTTAGTTTTTGTGTTGCTTAAACTTAGTGCTATGCAAAATTTGTATAAAAAGAAGGAATCGGCTAATCTATTGGTCGACTAAAACCCTAGATTATGCAAGAGCGTCAAAACGTCCTTACCGATTCCGACTGGCAATATATACAACCAATAGTAGATAATGGAAGAAAGCGTAAGACTTGTTTGAGAATGGTGGTAAATGGGCTTGTACACCTGACCCGTACAGGCACGCAATGGAGGAATATGGACAGTAAGTATCTCCCACACCTGTCGATCATACAGTACTACTATTACCGATGGCAGCGAAACGGTACCTGGCAAAAGCTTCTTTCTAACCTATTGGCAACTTTCCGAGAAACAAACGGGGACAAAGCACAGCCTTCACAGGTGGCTGTGGACAGTCAAAGTGTGAGGTCAGTGCCCTTTGTGGATGCCTGTAAAGAGATCGATGGCAACAAGCTGGTAAATGGGCGAAAGCGGCATATCGCCGTGGATAAACATGGTCTGCCGGTTGCCATAGCAGTAACAGGTGCCAACATCAACGATGGTCAGGCTGGTCTAGAGCTACTTTGGCAACTAGAAGGCAATGAGCGACTCGAGTTATTTTGCTTGGACAAGGCATATAATGGAGAGTTTATAGAAAGTTTGGAGTTATATGGCTGGAGGGGAGAAATTGCACGGGGACGCCTAGTCAAAAACCAGACAGCGCTGAGGGATTCGTTCCCCAAAAAGGGAGATGGCAGGTAGAAAGGAGCTTCGCATGGATGAACTTCTACAGGAGACTTTCAAAAGATTATGAGAAAACTGCCGCTTCGGCTGTCAATTTCATGCAAATTGCCTTTATCAATATGATCTTGGCAAAAATTAGACGATTAAAAATCTAAACATGTTCTTAAATGCATCATATAATTTTATAAAAAAGCTTTATCCCCCAATATAAGGTTCAAGTAAAAAAACATTTATTACTACTTAACGTTCTTTTTGGAAACGTTCAATTATAATTTGTGCCTTTTCAATATTAAAAGAGGTATCTAGTAATTGATTCAATATGTCTTTTGCTATCATAGCAGTCTTAGGATTCTTGAATAAAATCACAGTAAGCTCGTTAACCTTTCTCAGGAGGGTAGTAGTAGGAATCCGTAATTCCATGGCTAATTGCTGTACAGAAACTTTTTCTATTCCTTTCCTCTCTAGCATATATGCCACAATAGGTACAACCTCCTCACCCCAATCTTTCAATTCATCTATTTTTGAAATCGTATTTGTTACTTTCTCTAGCAATGTTCTACCTTTTCTGTGTTTAGGGAACTGAGTATCTGGTAAAAATTTATTTTTAATAGGTTTGAAGCACAACCATGGCGTATCAAAGTAAACTCTATTAGCAATTAAATCTGGTAGACTTTCAGAAGGAATTAAGTGAGGAGCTTTATAAGATAGAGATATAAGAGTTTCAAAGCCTATTCTAAACATAGGTAATTGTATAAAAGAAGATTCTTCTGATAAAATCTGTTGAAACTCAGAAGAATTTTTCTGCTGTTTTTTAGTCAACAAGTTGAGTATACGTAAATCTGGACTATCACTATAAGGCAAAATCCGTTCATTTAGATTCTCAACTACCTTATTAATTAGACTATTATCTATATCAGAATTCCATAGTAGGCAAAGGTAGGCTATAACTATCCCATACATAGGATGCTCCCATTTGCCATATGCTAAATCATCCACCATTTTGCTAGATACTCGATAGTCAAAGAATTGTAATTTTTGTAGTGCCAAGACATAAGACTCACTTCCTTCAGTGAGAGGCTCATATCGATGGCTTTTTGAAACCTCTATTTTGAATGTATGAAGCAATGGTTTATTCTTTATATTCAGCGTAATTTGAGTTTGCTTGTCTTTAAAAATCTGGATAGGATAGCTTCGACCCTCATCTTCATTGAAAGATACAAAATAGAAGCCCTCAGGCAAATCTGTTTTAAATGACTGCCATAGATTTGATTTATCAATATCCCAATCAGTTTGCCTTAATTTTAGTTTTTCAAAATAGAAATTGCTTAACTGAATTTGCTTATAGACTCTATTCCATCTCTCCTCAAATCTGAGGAAGATAAATAAGGAACCTGTAGAAGAATCTTCTTCTATAGATATAACATTCCTCTTTATTTTATTCTGACTTTGCTGTAATGCAATAGTATCATATTTATTGAAATCAGAGCTGGGAACTATATTAAAATATTCAGACGTTTCGGCTTGATTTAAATTTTTTGGTGTACTAATGTAAAAAATATTATTTCTAGTATGTCTGATAATATCTTGTGTAGTATCTTTATCATACTCTACTAAAACAGTATATAGACCTTTTGGCAACTGTACTGAAAAAGAACCTGTACCACTTTTTCTTAAATGGTCTTGAGCATCAATGATTGATACTTTTGACCACTCTGCTACAGCATCTCTTGCAACAATTTCAAGTGTAAACATTTCTTTAGAATTTGACATGTTGCAAAGTATTTTCGTTTCTGACCTTAATAGATTTTTCTTTTGAAGTGGCTGAATCTAGAATTGTATAAAGCCCTCTAGGAAGAGATAGCTCCCAATTTCCACCATCCTTATCCCATTGATTTATTTCTTCTAGAATACCATTTTCCAATACATATGGACCTTCTGTCTCATTGGAAAATTCAAAAATCACGTTAGTACTAGTAGAGGGAAGCACTTTCCCATCTATCTGAAAAACGACTCGATCTATATCTAAGAACTGTCCATAGAATCTCACATCTTGTGTGCGATCATCCTCTTTTGCAAGCTCACTAGTCTTTTTCTCTAATAAGCCTTGAAGTTGGGAAACTGTTATATCTTCTGTTTGTGTAAAGTCTTCGCCATTTAATATACTGAGCAAGGCTCTTGTAAAGTAACTCATTTTACTGGCAGAATCACCAACTTCTTGGTAAGCACTTGTATGGTGAGAAGTAGCCATAGCTACTAATGAAAGTGTATTGTTTGCACCTTCATAGGCTCCAAGATCTCTCAATCTTGAAGTCATAGGTCTGACTCCTACATACCTGGAGCGACAGCAATCAATAAAAAAAAAGGCTTCGCTAAAAATACCCCTATTAATAATATCTTCATTATACTGAAATGAAGATATACCCCTACCAGGTGCATATTGCCGCCAATTAGTTACAAGCATAGCCACATCATTGATGGATAGCCCCAAACCATGCCCTGAGAAAAAAAAATAAAAACGCAAACTTGGATCTTCTTGCTTCTTAGCTAAAGCTTTTTGAATCATATTAATAAGTGCATCTTCTATCTGATCTGTGATGACTTGAGTGAAATTATTCTGGGAAAGTAGCAAAATTGCATTTTCTGTAGTTACTTTCCCTCCTTTTGGGTTAATTGCCCAATCATAAAAGGCTTGGGCATCATTAATGGCTCCATCCAATTGATGTAGCTTTTTCTCCTCTTGGTAATGAGCAATCCCTATGATAACTGCAAAAGCCTCCATAATTTCAATACATCTAAGTGTTTATGGTCAAAATATGCTGAATGCTTTCTTTTGTAGTTATGTCATCATCAAATTTACCATGATCTATTGCCATGCAATTAAACCCATCCAGATTATTTTGGGTAGGAGAAAGCACTAGCCTTTCTTTTCCTTCGGCTAATAGATAGTCCTTAATATCTTTTAATATTTCTACCTTCTCATAATTTTCGAATTTAAAGAAACGCTCCATCCCTAGAATATAAGCATCATAGTTTTCTCCCCCATCTTCTAGAATCCCTGAAATAAAATAGAGCAGCGAACGAGGGTAAATAGCTTTGATATTATCTACTAATGCATCCTTAGACTCTGCCTCATCTGTCATGGTAAACATTCTGAAATACTTCAATCTCTCTGGATGTAAAATTACTTCTTGGTGAAAAAGTTCTGAGGTACAAGCAGGAGCCAAAAAAACCACATTACTCACCTTAAGATTTTGATAGTTTTCTGAGAGGTTTTTTAGCAAGTGACAGGTCAGAATACTTCCTGCACTATGAGCAACTATATCTATATCAATAGGTACTCCTATCTCATTCAGTTTAGTTAGGAAATAGGTACCTACATACTGCTTGTCTCCTTCCAATCCTTCGTTTGGCAACCACATTTCAGCAGCTTTATCTTTCATTCCTTTCCATAGCCAGGCTCCTAAATCTGATATATAAGCCTCTCTATAAATTTCTTCAATAACAGTTGGATAAAATCCATGATTTCTCTTTTGCACATATCGTTTAATTACCTTGAAAGCAATTTTGGACAAGAACCTCACTACCTGAATGGTTGTAATGAACCCTTTGCTATCTTGCCCATCCTTTAATTCTAGTAAGCTTGAATTGATAAGTGTTTCTTGAGGGTCTATATCTTCAATAAGTTCGTCAATTTGAATATCCTGTGCTATCTCAATCTCATATTCTTTTTCTAACTCTTTAAGCAATTCTGTTTCATTAGAAATTATAATTTCTTGATTGCTATTCTTTTCTAAGTTAGGAGATTTTGTATTTTGATCTTCTTCAAGAAGAAAGTCTGCAAAAGGTTCGTCCTTCTTTAACTCAGCTTCGACAAAAGAATCACTCAACTGCTCAAAACCTTTGGCATCTATACTCAGCCCCAGCTTGCTGCCCACCTTTTTTAGAAGAAGCTTCAAAATCTTCTTAAAAATTTTAGTTTTATGGATCGTGGTAATTCGTTCCCGAATAGTCTCAATAAAACCTGATTTCCAGACAAATGAAATAGGATGATGATTAGCTACGTTTAATATTTCTTTCATCATGTTGGCACTAGCAAATCCATCAGATTCGTTTACAAGCCCTCCATGAAAATACAAGGAGATTTGTCTTTTATTACTTGTTTTAAGATGTTCTATAATATCATCTATATCCTGTGGAGTTGTATAATAAATACCATATTTTTCAAATGTCCCCTTAGTTCCTACATGAATGACTTCTTTACTCATAAAAGTATTGAATTTGATGGATTATTTTCATGGTAAGAGTTACATGAATCATTTAAACTTAAAAATATTCTTCTTATAAAAAAAGCTATGCCTAATTTTTATCACATAACTTCTAAAGTATGTTAAGTATTTATCATTGTATATCTTTTATTGAATGTATTCCTATTTTGTTATAGTTTATTTCATTTATAGGTATTGCGCTCAATAAATTTGAATGTTTAAATTATTTCTGCTAAGCCTAACAAGAGATGAAACATAGTTTACTAATAACATTGTAGAAAATTATTTCCATTACTGCAGATATATTCCCCATATCCTAATTAAATATAGGAAGTTACAGTGTCTCTAAACTTGTTGCAAGTTGTGTTATTTAAATATTTTTATATTCAAAAAAAAAGAATATTAGAAAAATA contains these protein-coding regions:
- a CDS encoding nucleotidyl transferase AbiEii/AbiGii toxin family protein, coding for MIREDSLTEEWIKKVAKDHKADPILVEKVIRALYLLEKLCVSELDFIFKGGTALTLLLPEPKRFSIDIDIIISDNSVDIKIILDWIIKNSDFIGYKEDERENKSDIKKAHYKFYYEPASSYRSDKEYILLDILYQESHYEEHVQEVEITSNFLNCEGNNILVTVPTAEAILGDKLTAFAPNTTGIPYQNGKEVEIIKQLFDIGNLFDMINNAEIISDVFEKFAKTELDYRNLDLTSHEVLNDIIKTAMLIATRGQSGEKDDFTELQKGISNIKNYIFSESFHIEKAMIPAAKAAYLAALLLNHTKEIIFFTEASEIAKCSIEQPFHTKLNKLKKTNPEAFFYWCKTYELLHGNK
- a CDS encoding IS5 family transposase — protein: MQERQNVLTDSDWQYIQPIVDNGRKRKTCLRMVVNGLVHLTRTGTQWRNMDSKYLPHLSIIQYYYYRWQRNGTWQKLLSNLLATFRETNGDKAQPSQVAVDSQSVRSVPFVDACKEIDGNKLVNGRKRHIAVDKHGLPVAIAVTGANINDGQAGLELLWQLEGNERLELFCLDKAYNGEFIESLELYGWRGEIARGRLVKNQTALRDSFPKKGDGR
- a CDS encoding DUF6577 family protein, with product MPIISLYIHLNTIAIQSLHINELKNTFADDQQITVTDIIEFYRQYEKKIKRSTIDWRIYSLSKKGILYRVSRGTYTLSKEDVNLYTPEITKSLKLLYNKIHNIFPFIDICLWSTKWLNEFMLHQPGKFHTLVEVDKDVMESVFYSLKDQGKNVFLNPSIDIFDKYIIYEKNPIIITRLTTEAPVQKIRGIKTITIEKMLVDIYCDPVLFSTYQGAELLRIYKNAFEKYNINRHKVYRYADRRNKKKDIINLIDKIK
- a CDS encoding tetratricopeptide repeat protein; the protein is MALEYSKIILSMSNMVINLAKNEAERNHKVISVLKKYDIIKLKKDFESIYAHTLVEYGMDKYPKELVRLFSLEDVMEVLKDEYYKIGSSEEEVTKKVVTILNTKKSFFLLELRRVGIEKEHLKKELSKFSEKFKELVKKAADPFEIEKYNNNIQTKSNTEQILEILKKYTQKEKTILKYLTGSLPIVAKEDFIGREQDLNKLDELLKSSEKVVLVNGIGGIGKTTLAKRYLTLNQDEYDHIAWLEVRIDEQGLQTSFLQEVANNQELHKSLTIPLDSETSEEARFNAIMHAMQNLEGKNLLLIDNATNVLQTLKDALPSPPSWHVLVTSRLELEGFKKLGLDILAPDEAKALFIKHTSEKTIDEKELELLLEYIGYHTLTIELLAKTFHKSLTLKKVSEITNYMKSKAFDHERLAKKIVIDHSKNKEITAYQHLLSAFTMADMGEVEIWLLKQFSVLPSVPMEAVFILDTLLYTKLGLKSYSKEIIADTLQAISQKGWLQKDVEGKFSMHRIIQTAIRYQTLIKSNDCGYLIDKVAQLLEIDQSKDNPIEKFPYVVFGESLLFNFKDEDDMGIFELKNNLAMVYKEMGRYPEAIELMEQLYASYKGSFGNDRYTILIQSNLGVLYKNQEKYQKAQKLLEDAFEQQKNLPISMQDGIKTTMSNLALVYIKLNRLDEAAILMEQVLTSDMNTFGENHPNTIASISNLSMIYDDMKRYIEAERLAKKALTLAKECFEEGHPNIAKSINNLALMYYRDEKNEEAEQLFEEALASDKKNFGENHPSTVRSMYNISLVYEKLGKYKEAKNYIYKSYNFYLESLGKEHAQTKSTKKWLDRIKRLA
- a CDS encoding alpha/beta hydrolase: MSKEVIHVGTKGTFEKYGIYYTTPQDIDDIIEHLKTSNKRQISLYFHGGLVNESDGFASANMMKEILNVANHHPISFVWKSGFIETIRERITTIHKTKIFKKILKLLLKKVGSKLGLSIDAKGFEQLSDSFVEAELKKDEPFADFLLEEDQNTKSPNLEKNSNQEIIISNETELLKELEKEYEIEIAQDIQIDELIEDIDPQETLINSSLLELKDGQDSKGFITTIQVVRFLSKIAFKVIKRYVQKRNHGFYPTVIEEIYREAYISDLGAWLWKGMKDKAAEMWLPNEGLEGDKQYVGTYFLTKLNEIGVPIDIDIVAHSAGSILTCHLLKNLSENYQNLKVSNVVFLAPACTSELFHQEVILHPERLKYFRMFTMTDEAESKDALVDNIKAIYPRSLLYFISGILEDGGENYDAYILGMERFFKFENYEKVEILKDIKDYLLAEGKERLVLSPTQNNLDGFNCMAIDHGKFDDDITTKESIQHILTINT
- a CDS encoding caspase family protein — protein: MEAFAVIIGIAHYQEEKKLHQLDGAINDAQAFYDWAINPKGGKVTTENAILLLSQNNFTQVITDQIEDALINMIQKALAKKQEDPSLRFYFFFSGHGLGLSINDVAMLVTNWRQYAPGRGISSFQYNEDIINRGIFSEAFFFIDCCRSRYVGVRPMTSRLRDLGAYEGANNTLSLVAMATSHHTSAYQEVGDSASKMSYFTRALLSILNGEDFTQTEDITVSQLQGLLEKKTSELAKEDDRTQDVRFYGQFLDIDRVVFQIDGKVLPSTSTNVIFEFSNETEGPYVLENGILEEINQWDKDGGNWELSLPRGLYTILDSATSKEKSIKVRNENTLQHVKF